Sequence from the Natronomonas marina genome:
CGAGTCCGGCGAGCGCCGCGTCCCGGTCATCGACGAGGACGAACTGGTGGGTATCGTCACCGTCACCGACGTCGTCCGGGCCATCGCCGAGGGCGAGGAAAACGGCGACACCGAGGTCGGCGGCCTGGCGACCCGCGAGATCAACACCGTCTACCGGGAGACGCCGCTGCCGGTCGCCGAGCGCGAACTGGACTACGCCGGCGTCCCATACGCGGTCGTCCTCGACGACGAGGGGCGGCAGGCCGGCATGCTCACCGAGGTCGACGTCATCGAGGTCGCCCGGGTCGTCCAGGGCGAGTCCGACCCCGGCGACGCCGTCGCCAACCAGGACGACGAGTGGATGTGGGAGGGCATCAAGGCGGTCGGGAGCCGCGCCATTCCGACGCTGAACGTCGAGATTCCGGCCGAGCCGGTCGCCGAGTTCATGACCGAGGATCTGGTGACGGTGTCGGGCCGGAAGCGCGCCCGCG
This genomic interval carries:
- a CDS encoding CBS domain-containing protein, giving the protein MNVADAMTPRSEVVSVDIPGTREDVLEYLQERGFSSVPIVKQGDEGETFRGLVTRESLIEQPDEDQLAMLVREVPTIEPSATLTELAALVLESGERRVPVIDEDELVGIVTVTDVVRAIAEGEENGDTEVGGLATREINTVYRETPLPVAERELDYAGVPYAVVLDDEGRQAGMLTEVDVIEVARVVQGESDPGDAVANQDDEWMWEGIKAVGSRAIPTLNVEIPAEPVAEFMTEDLVTVSGRKRAREAAQLMISHDIEQIPLVSGDELAGIVRDVDLLEALV